Proteins co-encoded in one Setaria viridis chromosome 9, Setaria_viridis_v4.0, whole genome shotgun sequence genomic window:
- the LOC117838964 gene encoding uncharacterized protein, with protein sequence MPLVTLLAHLAAGRFGRVVDLTAGGASTAAAAHRALHLLLRTAPLPPLPHLVSLARWSRAHFHAPLPLPLHALLLARLAGGGHYPLLRSEIHDLVAARLHSPASILRALPAPSPSPSAPLITDMLVLALARDSQPLLAYEAFLLAGTDYPRHRPSAHSVNALLAALVRADRVNLAERAFREALRRRVSPDLFTFNIVISGLCKIGQLRKAGDVAKDIRAWGLPPSVVTYNTLIDGYFKSCLAGKMYHVDVLLKEMIDAGLSPNVITFNVLINGYCKESNITAAVKVFEEMKRQGIAADVVTYNSLVSGLCSEGKVEEGVKLVKEMEDLGLACTASILNSVLNGFCKNGMMVEAEDWIDRMAQNGIKPNVVTYNTLVNGYRRLGKMEEAVAVKEAMAGKGISPNVNTYNCLLAGIISSSDWRSVSGLLNEMKDKGVRADVVTYNVLIGALCCKGEVWNAVKLLDEMFVVGLEPKHLTYNTIINGFCEKGDIKAAHEIKNRMNKCKKRANVATYNVFLKYFCKMGKMEEANELLNEMLEKGRVPNGMTYEIINAGMVEKGFVPDIRGYAADISKTLTSS encoded by the coding sequence ATGCCGCTCGTCACGCTGCTCGCCCACCTCGCAGCCGGCCGCTTCGGCCGCGTGGTGGACctcacggccggcggcgcgtccaCCGCGGCAGCCGCGCACCGCGCcctgcacctcctcctccgcaccgCGCCGCTGCCCCCTCTCCCGCACCTCGTCTCCCTTGCGCGGTGGTCGCGCGCCCACTTCCACGCGCCGCTCCCACTCCCGCTccacgccctcctcctcgcccgcctcgccggcggcggccactaCCCGCTCCTCCGCTCCGAGATCCACGACCTCGTGGCCGCGCGCCTCCACTCCCCGGCCTCCATCCTCCGCGCCCTCCccgccccgtccccgtccccgtccgcgCCGCTCATCACCGACATGCTCGTCCTCGCGCTCGCCCGGGACTCCCAGCCGCTGCTCGCGTACGAGGCATTCCTCCTCGCGGGCACCGACTAcccgcgccaccgcccctcGGCCCACTCTGTTAACGCCCTGCTGGCCGCCCTCGTCCGCGCCGACCGGGTCAACCTCGCCGAGAGGGCCTTCAGGGAAGCACTGCGGCGGCGCGTGTCGCCGGACCTGTTCACCTTCAACATAGTTATCTCTGGGCTCTGCAAGATTGGTCAGCTCCGCAAGGCCGGCGACGTTGCCAAGGACATCAGGGCGTGGGGGCTGCCCCCCTCGGTGGTCACCTACAACACTCTCATCGACGGGTACTTCAAGTCCTGCCTAGCGGGGAAGATGTACCATGTCGATGTGCTGTTGAAAGAGATGATTGATGCTGGCCTTTCTCCGAATGTGATCACATTCAATGTGCTGATTAATGGGTATTGTAAGGAATCCAACATTACAGCTGCAGTGAAGGTCTTTGAGGAGATGAAGCGGCAGGGCATTGCTGCGGATGTGGTGACATACAATTCACTTGTTTCTGGGCTCTGCAGTGAGGGGAAGGTGGAGGAAGGCGTGAAGCTGGTGAAAGAGATGGAGGACTTGGGGTTGGCATGCACTGCGTCTATCCTGAACTCTGTGCTGAATGGGTTTTGCAAGAACGGCATGATGGTGGAAGCTGAAGACTGGATTGATCGTATGGCACAGAATGGCATAAAACCCAATGTGGTTACTTACAATACCTTGGTCAATGGATACCGCCGTCTTGGAAagatggaggaggcggtggcggtgaagGAGGCAATGGCAGGAAAAGGGATTAGTCCAAATGTTAACACCTATAACTGCTTGTTAGCAGGGATTATCAGTAGTTCGGATTGGAGGAGTGTTTCAGGCCTTCTCAATGAGATGAAGGACAAGGGTGTGAGAGCAGATGTTGTAACTTATAATGTGCTTATTGGCGCGCTTTGTTGCAAAGGTGAGGTCTGGAATGCAGTAAAGCTCTTGGATGAGATGTTTGTGGTTGGTTTGGAGCCGAAACATTTGACCTACAATACCATTATAAATGGGTTTTGTGAGAAGGGGGACATTAAAGCTGCCCATGAAATTAAAAATAGGATGAACAAATGTAAGAAACGGGCGAATGTGGCCACATATAATGTGTTTCTCAAGTACTTTTGCAAGATGGGGAAGATGGAGGAGGCTAATGAGCTCCTGAATGAAATGTTGGAGAAAGGGCGAGTTCCAAATGGGATGACTTATGAGATAATAAATGCAGGCATGGTAGAAAAAGGCTTTGTGCCTGATATAAGAGGATATGCAGCAGATATTTCTAAGACCTTGACATCTTCCTGA
- the LOC117838965 gene encoding uncharacterized protein translates to MAAHRLLLLLVVAAAYILAADARPHRTFLVAFPADPNPSGGDGAAHHLRSVPHVATVVTVFRVRRLGPHLHHGHGHRNHHHLHSIPANVQIRRPELPHPAHAAAAGPQERARDILVVVIGLLFGIACGALTAASAYLVWSMVAGAAAASPYDELYDEEDEASDTESPKKVGYVIIQELEVHDGGKN, encoded by the coding sequence atggccgcccaccgcctcctcctgctgctcgtcgtcgccgccgcgtacatcctcgccgccgacgcgcggCCGCACCGCACCTTCCTCGTCGCCTTCCCGGCCGACCCCAAccccagcggcggcgacggcgccgcccatCACCTCCGCAGCGTCCCCCACGTTGCCACGGTCGTCACCGTGTTCCGCGTCCGCCGCCTCGGCCCGCACCTccaccacggccacggccaccgcaaccaccaccacctccactcCATCCCCGCCAACGTCCAGATCCGCCGCCCCGAGCTCCCGCACCCCGCCcatgcggcggccgccgggcccCAGGAGCGCGCCAGGGACATCCTCGTGGTCGTCATCGGGCTCCTCTTCGGCATCGCCTGCGGCGCgctcaccgccgcctccgcgtaCCTCGTCTGGTCcatggtcgccggcgccgccgcggcctccccgTACGACGAGCTgtacgacgaggaggacgaggcttCCGACACCGAGAGCCCTAAGAAGGTCGGCTACGTCATCATTCAGGAGCTCGAGGTTCACGACGGCGGTAAGAACTAG